The Candidatus Synechococcus calcipolaris G9 nucleotide sequence CCGGGGAAAGCTTCTTTTCGATTTGACGATCAGCTATCAACTTTAAGAATTTCTGCTCATAAATCGACCAATCCCCTTTTTGTTTTTTATACTCATCAAGAATATCTTTCGTTGGAGCCAGATCTAAAATATGAACATAATCAATATCATCAATGGTTTTCAGAAAATATTCTAAGTCTGATCTTTTTGCAAATCCCGATAACTGAGATACATTATTTAGACGAGTGTCAATAACTCGTTTAACACCTGCTTTTTTAAGGGTTTCAAAGAAATTTTTTGCGCTCTTTTTGGTGAAACCCATTGTGAACAAATTGATCTGATTTTTCATTTTTATCATCTCCTTTTTCTATATAAGCAATCTCATCAC carries:
- a CDS encoding DUF488 family protein; this encodes MKNQINLFTMGFTKKSAKNFFETLKKAGVKRVIDTRLNNVSQLSGFAKRSDLEYFLKTIDDIDYVHILDLAPTKDILDEYKKQKGDWSIYEQKFLKLIADRQIEKKLSPDLADGACLLCSEAKPHHCHRRLVAEYLNNKWGNVSICHL